The Streptomyces sp. NL15-2K genome contains a region encoding:
- a CDS encoding sigma-70 family RNA polymerase sigma factor, which translates to MVVPLESTGKTSVEPAADAELRQRLVYGDESALAEAYTAYGELVRRVAVRVTRSPVAAEDVAQEVFAQLWSRPYAFDAGRGSLRTWLSLLAHRRAVDWVRSEARHRKDARADDSALHAIADAGPGPDETVVDRERSLLLHSAVAELPQPEREVVHLAYFAGRTYRQAAIELGIPEGTAKTRLRRALRTLAASLADSPDPPDPAWEKGA; encoded by the coding sequence GTGGTGGTGCCGTTGGAATCCACGGGCAAAACGTCCGTCGAACCGGCCGCCGACGCGGAGTTGCGGCAGCGGCTGGTGTACGGCGACGAGTCCGCGCTGGCCGAGGCGTACACGGCGTACGGCGAACTGGTGCGGCGCGTGGCCGTGCGGGTCACCCGCAGTCCGGTCGCCGCCGAGGACGTGGCGCAGGAGGTCTTCGCCCAACTGTGGAGCAGGCCGTACGCCTTCGACGCGGGCCGCGGCAGCCTGCGCACCTGGCTGTCCTTGCTCGCGCACCGGCGGGCCGTCGACTGGGTGCGCAGCGAGGCCCGCCACCGCAAGGACGCCCGCGCCGACGACTCGGCGCTGCACGCGATCGCCGACGCGGGCCCCGGCCCCGACGAGACGGTCGTGGACCGGGAACGCTCCCTGCTGCTGCACTCGGCCGTCGCCGAACTCCCGCAGCCCGAAAGGGAGGTGGTGCACCTGGCGTACTTCGCCGGCCGCACCTACCGGCAGGCCGCCATCGAACTCGGCATCCCCGAGGGCACCGCCAAGACCCGCCTGCGCAGGGCGTTACGCACCTTGGCCGCGTCCTTGGCGGATTCGCCCGACCCACCCGATCCCGCGTGGGAAAAGGGCGCATGA
- a CDS encoding aminotransferase class V-fold PLP-dependent enzyme: protein METFESLVRTEFAPKNTYLNTASSGLLPARTVAAMHTAVEAAAAGQPTDMFGDVEASRASFARLAGVPVGRVAAGASVAVYSGLVAASLPAGAEVLTAEGDFSSLVNPFHVRGDLKVRSVPLERVAEAVRPGTALVAVSAAQSADGRVADLPAIRAAAREHGARTYVDASQAAGWLDFTADAYDYVAAVAFKWLVCPRGVTFLVVPEDLGGLPSLFAGWVAGERPWDACYGPVEELAHSARRFDESPALFSYAGARRSLALLEELGVDAVRTHDLALADRFRDGLHDLGHQPVPAPGSPIVSVPGLGHRQSGLSSAGVEVSDRAGNLRAAFHLYNTIADVDRLLDVLSS from the coding sequence ATGGAGACCTTCGAGAGCCTCGTCCGTACCGAGTTCGCCCCGAAGAACACCTATCTGAACACCGCGAGCAGCGGGCTGCTGCCCGCCCGTACGGTCGCGGCCATGCATACGGCCGTGGAGGCCGCCGCGGCCGGGCAGCCGACCGACATGTTCGGGGACGTCGAGGCGAGCCGGGCCTCCTTCGCCCGACTGGCCGGGGTTCCCGTCGGCCGGGTGGCCGCCGGGGCCTCGGTCGCCGTCTACAGCGGGCTGGTGGCCGCATCCCTGCCCGCGGGTGCCGAAGTCCTCACTGCCGAGGGCGACTTCAGCTCCCTGGTGAACCCCTTCCACGTCCGCGGCGACCTGAAGGTCCGCAGCGTGCCGCTGGAGCGCGTCGCCGAGGCGGTGCGACCCGGTACGGCGCTGGTCGCGGTCAGCGCCGCCCAGTCGGCGGACGGCCGGGTCGCCGACCTGCCCGCCATCCGGGCGGCGGCGCGCGAGCACGGGGCGCGCACGTACGTCGACGCGTCCCAGGCCGCCGGATGGCTGGACTTCACCGCCGACGCCTACGACTACGTCGCCGCCGTCGCCTTCAAGTGGCTCGTGTGCCCGCGCGGGGTGACCTTCCTGGTCGTCCCGGAGGACCTCGGCGGACTCCCGTCGCTGTTCGCCGGCTGGGTGGCGGGGGAGCGCCCCTGGGACGCCTGTTACGGTCCGGTCGAGGAACTCGCCCACTCCGCCCGCCGGTTCGACGAAAGCCCCGCCCTCTTCTCCTACGCCGGCGCCCGCCGCTCCCTCGCCCTGCTGGAGGAGCTGGGCGTGGACGCCGTAAGGACCCACGACCTCGCCCTCGCCGACCGCTTCCGCGACGGTCTGCACGATCTCGGACACCAGCCGGTCCCGGCGCCCGGCTCGCCGATCGTCTCCGTCCCCGGCCTCGGCCACCGGCAGTCCGGCCTGAGCAGCGCCGGCGTCGAGGTCTCCGACCGCGCGGGCAACCTGCGGGCCGCCTTCCACCTCTACAACACGATCGCCGACGTCGACCGCCTGCTGGACGTCCTGTCTTCGTGA
- a CDS encoding VOC family protein: MLSIGSFSLVTGLSITALRHYDDVGLLKPAYVDPDTGYRRYRPDQVDEARLYAALRRIQVPVDAMRAVGEHGVGAVLAEHRERLQARADSLTKLIETVDRYMEKGLPVKTRRISQVTIVADDLPASVAFYRDAFDAAYHQEISSFQFGTYPDDDFFLLTVANPESHPWPGGPAKFGLGVEDIDATHARALAAGAVEIGAPVDRPWKPRSSTVQDPGGNHIDLYQA; encoded by the coding sequence GTGCTGAGCATCGGGAGTTTTTCGCTGGTCACCGGTCTGTCGATCACCGCGTTGCGGCATTACGACGATGTCGGGCTACTGAAACCCGCCTACGTCGACCCCGACACCGGATACCGACGGTACCGGCCTGACCAGGTTGACGAGGCGCGTCTGTACGCGGCGTTGCGCCGTATCCAGGTTCCCGTCGATGCCATGCGCGCGGTTGGCGAACACGGCGTCGGCGCTGTGCTTGCCGAGCACCGTGAACGCCTGCAAGCCAGAGCCGACTCGCTGACGAAGCTCATCGAGACAGTCGATCGCTACATGGAGAAGGGGCTACCCGTGAAGACCCGCCGAATTAGCCAGGTCACCATCGTGGCCGATGACCTGCCTGCGTCGGTCGCGTTCTACCGCGACGCTTTCGACGCCGCGTACCACCAGGAGATCAGCTCGTTCCAGTTCGGCACATACCCTGACGACGACTTCTTCCTCTTGACGGTGGCCAACCCCGAATCACACCCGTGGCCCGGCGGGCCAGCCAAATTCGGCCTGGGCGTCGAGGACATCGACGCCACGCATGCGCGTGCGCTCGCCGCTGGCGCCGTGGAGATCGGCGCACCGGTCGACAGGCCGTGGAAGCCACGGTCGTCGACCGTGCAGGACCCCGGCGGCAACCACATCGACCTGTACCAGGCGTGA
- the thpD gene encoding ectoine hydroxylase, producing MTTTTPSTTTPTTVPDLYPSRGAAEVAAPRQDPVVWSAPGTPGPISGTDLQAFERDGFLAIDQLIRDDEVAVYHQELERLVTDPAIRADERSIVEPKSQEIRSVFEVHKISEVFARLVRDERVVGRARQILGSDVYVHQSRINVKPGFGASGFYWHSDFETWHAEDGLPNMRTVSVSIALTENYDTNGGLMIMPGSHRTFLGCAGATPKDNYKKSLQMQDAGTPSDEALTAMASEYGIKLFTGKAGSATWFDCNCMHGSGDNITPFPRSNVFIVFNSVENAAVEPFAAPVRRPEFIGARDFTPVR from the coding sequence ATGACGACCACCACGCCCAGCACCACGACGCCCACCACCGTCCCGGATCTCTATCCCAGCCGCGGTGCCGCCGAGGTGGCGGCCCCGCGCCAGGACCCGGTCGTCTGGTCCGCGCCCGGCACGCCCGGACCGATCTCCGGCACCGACCTCCAGGCGTTCGAGCGGGACGGCTTCCTGGCCATCGACCAGCTCATCCGCGACGACGAAGTAGCCGTGTACCACCAGGAGTTGGAGCGGCTCGTCACGGATCCCGCGATCCGGGCGGACGAGCGGTCGATCGTCGAGCCGAAGTCCCAGGAGATCCGTTCCGTCTTCGAAGTGCACAAGATCAGCGAGGTGTTCGCGCGTCTCGTGCGCGACGAGCGGGTCGTCGGCCGGGCACGGCAGATCCTCGGCTCGGACGTGTACGTCCACCAGTCGCGGATCAACGTCAAGCCGGGCTTCGGGGCCAGCGGCTTCTACTGGCACTCCGACTTCGAGACCTGGCACGCCGAGGACGGCCTGCCGAACATGCGGACGGTGTCGGTCTCCATCGCGCTCACCGAGAACTACGACACCAACGGCGGTCTCATGATCATGCCGGGGTCGCACCGGACGTTCCTCGGGTGTGCGGGGGCCACCCCGAAGGACAACTACAAGAAGTCCCTGCAGATGCAGGACGCGGGCACCCCGTCCGACGAGGCGCTGACCGCCATGGCCTCCGAGTACGGCATCAAGCTGTTCACGGGCAAGGCCGGTTCGGCGACCTGGTTCGACTGCAACTGCATGCACGGCTCGGGCGACAACATCACGCCCTTCCCGCGCTCCAACGTGTTCATCGTGTTCAACAGCGTGGAGAACGCGGCGGTGGAGCCGTTCGCGGCGCCGGTACGGCGGCCGGAGTTCATCGGGGCGAGGGACTTCACGCCCGTGCGGTGA
- a CDS encoding DsbA family oxidoreductase has translation MRVEIWTDIACPWCYVGKARFDKALEAFPHRDQVEVVHRSFELDPSLAKGDIQPVISMLTKKYGMSEAQAQAGEENLGAQAAAEGLEYRTRGRDNGNTFDMHRLLHLAKEQGRQDELIQILYRANFAEERSVFSEGDERLVELAVEAGLDAADVRKVLTDPTAYADEVRADEREAAELGANGVPFFVLDRKYGVSGAQPAEVFAQALTQAWGERPPLKLLDDGAAGGADACGPDGCAVPQH, from the coding sequence ATGCGCGTCGAGATCTGGACCGACATCGCCTGTCCCTGGTGCTACGTAGGAAAGGCCCGCTTCGACAAGGCGCTGGAGGCGTTCCCGCACCGCGACCAGGTCGAGGTGGTGCACCGTTCCTTCGAGCTGGACCCGAGCCTCGCCAAGGGCGACATCCAGCCCGTGATCTCGATGCTCACCAAGAAGTACGGCATGAGCGAGGCGCAGGCCCAGGCGGGCGAGGAGAACCTGGGCGCGCAGGCCGCCGCCGAGGGCCTGGAGTACCGCACCCGCGGCCGCGACAACGGCAACACCTTCGACATGCACCGGCTGCTCCACCTCGCCAAGGAGCAGGGGAGGCAGGACGAGCTGATCCAGATCCTCTACCGGGCCAACTTCGCCGAGGAGCGGTCCGTCTTCTCCGAGGGCGACGAGCGGCTGGTGGAGCTGGCCGTCGAGGCGGGACTCGACGCCGCCGACGTCCGTAAGGTGCTCACCGACCCGACCGCGTACGCGGACGAGGTCCGCGCCGACGAGCGCGAGGCCGCCGAGCTCGGCGCGAACGGCGTTCCCTTCTTCGTCCTCGACCGCAAGTACGGCGTCTCCGGCGCCCAGCCCGCCGAGGTCTTCGCGCAGGCGCTGACGCAGGCCTGGGGCGAGCGGCCGCCGCTGAAGCTGCTCGACGACGGTGCCGCCGGTGGCGCGGACGCGTGTGGCCCCGACGGCTGTGCGGTGCCGCAGCACTGA
- a CDS encoding DUF1349 domain-containing protein: MDVELSELPFPLRTYGPDGNWSYEDGVLTGWAGPRQDRFVPPTGEALDPASDAPRLLGAPEGDFQLIARVTVGFAAAFDAGVLYVHVGERAWAKLCLEYSPDVPTVCTVVTRGHSDDANSFTVEGSSVWLRVSRTGRAFAFHASCDGERWTFVRLFTLGDEKESDAALVGFMAQSPMGEGCVVTYDHIEFRPSWPSDLRDGS, encoded by the coding sequence ATGGACGTGGAACTTTCCGAACTGCCCTTTCCTCTCCGTACCTACGGGCCCGACGGCAACTGGTCCTACGAGGACGGAGTCCTCACTGGGTGGGCCGGGCCCCGGCAGGATCGGTTTGTGCCGCCTACCGGTGAAGCCCTCGACCCCGCCTCCGACGCACCGCGTCTCCTGGGCGCCCCCGAGGGCGACTTCCAGCTGATCGCCCGCGTCACCGTCGGGTTCGCCGCCGCCTTCGACGCCGGGGTGCTCTACGTCCATGTGGGCGAGCGGGCCTGGGCCAAGTTGTGTCTGGAGTACTCCCCGGACGTGCCCACCGTCTGCACGGTGGTCACCCGGGGACACTCCGATGACGCCAACTCCTTCACTGTGGAGGGGAGTTCGGTGTGGCTGCGGGTGAGCCGCACCGGGCGGGCCTTCGCCTTCCATGCCTCCTGTGACGGCGAGCGGTGGACCTTCGTCCGGCTCTTCACGCTGGGGGACGAGAAGGAGAGCGACGCCGCCCTGGTCGGTTTCATGGCGCAGTCGCCGATGGGGGAGGGCTGTGTGGTGACGTACGACCACATCGAGTTCCGCCCCAGTTGGCCGAGCGATCTTCGAGACGGAAGCTGA
- a CDS encoding ectoine synthase has product MIVRSFKEIEGTDRHVKSASGTWESKRIVLAKEKVGFSLHETTLYAGTETSMWYANHVEAVVCVEGEAELTDDETGQRYTITPGTMYLLDGHERHTMRIKKDFRCLCVFNPPVTGREDHDENGVYPLLTEPEEV; this is encoded by the coding sequence GTGATCGTCCGTTCGTTCAAGGAGATCGAAGGCACAGACCGGCATGTGAAATCCGCGTCCGGCACCTGGGAGAGCAAACGCATCGTCCTCGCGAAGGAGAAGGTCGGCTTCTCCCTCCACGAGACCACTCTGTACGCGGGTACGGAGACGTCGATGTGGTACGCGAACCACGTCGAGGCCGTCGTGTGCGTCGAGGGCGAGGCCGAGCTCACCGACGACGAGACCGGGCAGAGGTACACGATCACGCCCGGGACCATGTACCTGCTCGACGGGCACGAGCGGCACACGATGCGGATCAAGAAGGACTTCCGCTGCCTCTGCGTCTTCAACCCGCCCGTGACCGGACGGGAGGACCACGACGAGAACGGCGTCTACCCGCTGCTCACCGAACCCGAGGAGGTGTGA
- a CDS encoding DNA-binding protein produces MLAACQRGTLAQFEAHAGNGVEALNQASRARRALGDRRPAVADAWLSSVEALGHAAVGDRRAADKALTTSRAAAEALKESEEPPPWPWVFSFTPDKVTACRVTCGARLGLSDWVIRDDMEALATGHAKQRALLVLDLAAGYLAAGRVDAAFSLASRALDTGLTYRSGRIVERARGVRRTLTTASPPKVVRDFDERLHGVYL; encoded by the coding sequence TTGCTGGCCGCCTGTCAGCGGGGCACGCTCGCCCAGTTCGAGGCGCACGCCGGTAACGGCGTGGAAGCGCTGAACCAGGCCAGTCGGGCACGGCGCGCGCTCGGCGACCGGCGTCCGGCCGTCGCGGATGCATGGCTGTCCAGCGTCGAAGCGCTCGGCCACGCGGCGGTCGGGGACCGGCGGGCTGCCGACAAGGCCCTGACCACGAGCCGGGCCGCGGCAGAGGCCCTGAAGGAGTCAGAGGAGCCGCCGCCGTGGCCGTGGGTGTTCTCCTTCACCCCGGACAAGGTGACCGCCTGCCGGGTGACCTGCGGCGCACGGCTCGGCTTGTCCGACTGGGTGATCAGAGATGACATGGAGGCCCTGGCCACGGGCCACGCCAAGCAACGCGCCTTGCTGGTGCTGGACCTCGCCGCTGGTTACCTGGCCGCTGGTCGGGTAGACGCGGCGTTCTCCCTAGCCTCTCGCGCCCTCGACACCGGCCTGACGTATCGGTCCGGCCGGATCGTGGAGCGGGCCCGCGGCGTACGCCGTACCCTCACGACCGCCTCCCCGCCCAAGGTGGTGCGGGACTTCGACGAGCGCCTACACGGCGTCTACCTGTAA
- a CDS encoding maleylpyruvate isomerase family mycothiol-dependent enzyme gives MTADHDGVRDLLAAWAFGALEPADEKAVPPHLAECESCAAEAQRLRETVRLLDGPPQDGSPAAPPLTDGVLSRALRTRRPAPRVAPHAAPYASAVAALHALLPEAEGRWGTPVVHDWDVHATVAHLLAADEPLAGLLGIEARVPATPAEEGASWEDAWNRRTAAVIAHEHRRTPAETVADWAAQADALLATPEARDPEPAAPAVTLMGMRLPVADHFLVRAFEAWIHTDDIGRALGLSVPPPPEAHLWQLVRLAVRVLGLALGPTAPPVLFSVTGGEEWVLGSEDEPVAAELALDPVDFCLLVGGRYAPDEVPRGANGDEGAVRNVLERAASLAWL, from the coding sequence GTGACCGCGGATCACGACGGCGTACGGGACCTGCTGGCCGCGTGGGCCTTCGGCGCCCTGGAACCGGCCGACGAGAAGGCGGTCCCGCCGCACCTGGCCGAGTGCGAGAGCTGCGCGGCGGAGGCGCAACGACTGCGGGAGACGGTACGACTGCTGGACGGGCCGCCGCAGGACGGATCGCCGGCCGCACCACCACTCACCGACGGCGTGCTGTCCCGTGCCCTGCGCACCCGCCGCCCCGCCCCCCGCGTGGCCCCGCACGCCGCCCCCTACGCCTCCGCCGTAGCCGCACTGCACGCGCTGCTGCCCGAGGCGGAAGGCCGCTGGGGTACGCCGGTCGTGCACGACTGGGACGTGCACGCGACCGTCGCCCACCTGCTCGCCGCCGACGAGCCGCTCGCCGGTCTGCTCGGCATCGAGGCGCGGGTGCCGGCCACACCGGCGGAGGAGGGGGCGTCCTGGGAGGACGCCTGGAACCGCCGTACCGCCGCTGTCATCGCTCACGAGCACCGCCGTACGCCCGCGGAGACCGTCGCCGACTGGGCCGCGCAGGCGGACGCGCTGCTCGCCACGCCCGAGGCCCGCGACCCCGAACCCGCCGCCCCGGCCGTGACGTTGATGGGCATGCGGCTGCCGGTCGCCGACCACTTCCTGGTGCGCGCCTTCGAGGCGTGGATCCACACCGACGACATCGGCCGCGCCCTCGGCCTGTCCGTCCCGCCGCCGCCCGAGGCACACCTGTGGCAACTGGTCCGCCTCGCCGTCCGCGTCCTCGGCCTGGCCCTCGGACCCACCGCGCCGCCGGTGCTGTTCTCGGTCACCGGCGGCGAGGAATGGGTACTGGGCTCCGAGGACGAACCCGTCGCGGCCGAACTCGCCCTGGACCCGGTCGACTTCTGCCTTCTCGTCGGCGGACGGTACGCGCCCGACGAGGTGCCGCGGGGTGCCAACGGGGACGAGGGAGCCGTACGGAACGTACTGGAGCGGGCGGCGTCACTGGCGTGGCTGTGA
- a CDS encoding IclR family transcriptional regulator yields MSAAETGGGAQVKSAVRTVELLEYFAGRPGMHSLAAVQEAVGYPKSSLYMLLRTLVELGWVETDATGTRYGIGVRALLVGTSYIDGDEVVAAARPTLDRLSDDTTETIHLARLDGTNVVYLATRQSQHYLRPFTRVGRRLPAHSTSLGKALLSTYTDEQVRKMLPETLPALTENTITDREKLIEELHQVREQGFAVDREENTLGLRCFGVAIPYRTPARDAISCSVPVARLTPAHEQMVKDALFDARDRLTLATRRL; encoded by the coding sequence ATGTCGGCAGCCGAGACAGGCGGCGGGGCGCAGGTCAAGTCCGCGGTACGGACGGTTGAACTGCTCGAATACTTCGCCGGACGCCCCGGTATGCACTCCCTCGCGGCGGTCCAGGAGGCCGTCGGGTACCCCAAGTCCAGCCTCTACATGTTGCTGCGCACGCTCGTCGAGCTGGGCTGGGTGGAGACGGACGCGACGGGCACACGGTACGGCATCGGCGTACGGGCTCTGCTGGTCGGCACCTCGTACATCGACGGCGACGAGGTGGTCGCGGCGGCCCGGCCGACGCTGGACCGGCTGTCGGACGACACGACGGAGACGATCCACCTGGCCCGTCTGGACGGCACGAACGTCGTCTATCTGGCCACCCGCCAGTCGCAGCACTACCTGCGCCCCTTCACCCGGGTCGGCCGCCGCCTGCCGGCCCACTCCACCTCCCTCGGCAAGGCGCTGCTCAGCACCTACACGGACGAGCAGGTCCGCAAGATGCTGCCCGAGACGCTGCCCGCGCTGACCGAGAACACCATCACCGACCGGGAGAAGCTCATCGAGGAGCTGCACCAGGTGCGGGAGCAGGGCTTCGCCGTCGACCGCGAGGAGAACACGCTGGGGCTGCGCTGCTTCGGCGTGGCGATCCCCTATCGCACGCCGGCCCGCGACGCGATCAGCTGCTCGGTGCCGGTGGCGCGGCTGACGCCCGCGCACGAGCAGATGGTGAAGGACGCGTTGTTCGACGCCCGCGACCGGCTCACGCTCGCCACCCGGAGGCTCTGA
- a CDS encoding GNAT family N-acetyltransferase: MHVALREIHDSDLPVFFRQMNDPEAVRMAAFTAKDPADWDAFDAHWQRIRSSDDVARTVLADGDVVGSVAVYGEPGEREVTYWIDRAYWGRGIATAALRDLLAEVPERPLYARAAADNEGSLRVLEKCGFRETAQARGYAQARDEEIDEVVLTLEG; encoded by the coding sequence ATGCATGTCGCGCTCCGCGAGATCCACGACAGCGACCTGCCGGTCTTCTTCCGGCAGATGAACGACCCGGAGGCCGTCCGCATGGCGGCCTTCACCGCGAAGGATCCCGCCGACTGGGACGCCTTCGACGCGCACTGGCAACGGATCCGGTCCTCGGACGACGTCGCGCGGACCGTCCTGGCGGACGGTGACGTGGTGGGCAGCGTGGCCGTGTACGGGGAGCCGGGCGAGCGCGAGGTGACGTACTGGATCGACCGCGCGTACTGGGGCCGGGGCATCGCCACAGCCGCGCTGCGCGACCTGCTGGCCGAGGTGCCGGAGCGCCCGCTCTACGCCCGCGCCGCCGCGGACAACGAGGGGTCGCTGCGCGTCCTGGAGAAGTGCGGCTTCCGGGAGACCGCGCAGGCCCGGGGGTATGCCCAGGCCCGGGACGAGGAGATCGACGAGGTCGTGCTGACGCTGGAAGGGTGA
- a CDS encoding aldehyde dehydrogenase (NADP(+)): MAAAPVWSVDPRTGKQREQVAVEATAQEVDAAVRAAHDARDSLADRAVRSAFLRGAADGLESAKDQLVEAADAETALGPVRLTGELARTCFQLRAFADIVDEGAFLDVVINHPDDTATPPIPDLRRYKVPLGVVAVYSASNFPFAFSVAGGDTASALGAGCPVVVKAHPDHPALSELVAAVLRRAAGAHGIPEGVVGLVHGFEAGIELIKHPLVSAAGFTGSIRGGRALFDAAAARPVPIPFHGELGSLNPVVVTEAAAAERADAIGAGLAGSMTLGVGQFCVKPGLVLVPSGAAGDGLVKSLTDAVSNTDAGVLLDHRMRDNFVAGVAERVELPEVESPVTPGAGGEHTVSAGFLTVPAEKLAREGEHDLLLEECFGPVTVVARYADDAEARAVLSRLPGNLTATVQLSEQEAAGEGRGAELLAELTPLAGRVLVNGWPTGVAVAPAQHHGGPYPATTSTSTSVGGTAIERWLRPVAYQNAPEALLPAELKDDNPLGLPRRFNGRLER, encoded by the coding sequence GTGGCAGCAGCACCAGTCTGGAGTGTCGACCCCCGAACCGGGAAGCAGCGTGAACAGGTTGCGGTGGAGGCCACAGCCCAGGAGGTCGACGCCGCCGTCCGCGCCGCGCACGACGCGCGTGACTCCCTCGCCGACCGCGCGGTCCGCTCCGCCTTCCTGCGCGGCGCCGCCGACGGCCTGGAATCGGCCAAGGACCAGCTCGTCGAGGCCGCCGACGCCGAGACCGCGCTCGGCCCGGTCCGGCTGACCGGCGAGCTCGCCCGCACCTGCTTCCAGCTGCGGGCCTTCGCCGACATCGTCGACGAGGGCGCCTTCCTCGACGTCGTGATCAACCACCCCGACGACACGGCGACGCCGCCGATCCCGGACCTGCGCCGCTACAAGGTGCCCCTGGGCGTCGTCGCCGTCTACTCGGCCTCGAACTTCCCCTTCGCCTTCTCGGTCGCCGGCGGCGACACCGCGAGCGCGCTGGGCGCGGGCTGCCCGGTCGTCGTCAAGGCCCACCCCGACCACCCGGCCCTGTCCGAGCTGGTCGCCGCGGTGCTGCGGCGGGCCGCCGGCGCGCACGGCATCCCCGAGGGCGTCGTGGGCCTCGTCCACGGCTTCGAGGCGGGCATCGAGCTGATCAAGCACCCGCTGGTCTCCGCGGCGGGCTTCACCGGGTCCATCCGCGGCGGACGCGCCCTCTTCGACGCCGCCGCCGCGCGGCCGGTGCCGATTCCGTTCCACGGTGAGCTGGGGTCGCTCAACCCCGTGGTCGTCACGGAGGCGGCGGCCGCCGAGCGGGCGGATGCGATCGGTGCGGGGCTGGCCGGGTCCATGACGCTGGGTGTGGGCCAGTTCTGTGTGAAGCCGGGCCTGGTGCTGGTGCCGTCCGGCGCGGCGGGCGACGGCCTGGTCAAGTCGCTCACGGATGCCGTCAGCAACACCGACGCCGGTGTGCTGCTCGACCACCGTATGCGGGACAACTTCGTCGCCGGGGTCGCCGAGCGCGTCGAGCTGCCGGAGGTCGAGTCGCCGGTGACGCCGGGGGCGGGTGGCGAGCACACGGTGAGCGCGGGCTTCCTGACCGTGCCGGCCGAGAAGCTGGCGCGGGAGGGGGAGCACGACCTGCTGCTGGAGGAGTGCTTCGGGCCGGTGACCGTGGTTGCCCGCTACGCGGACGACGCCGAGGCGCGGGCCGTGCTGTCCCGGCTGCCGGGCAACCTCACGGCGACGGTTCAGCTGTCCGAGCAGGAAGCGGCGGGTGAGGGGCGCGGCGCCGAGCTGCTCGCCGAGCTGACGCCGCTTGCCGGGCGTGTGCTGGTGAATGGGTGGCCGACGGGTGTTGCTGTGGCTCCGGCCCAGCATCACGGTGGTCCGTACCCGGCTACGACGTCGACGTCCACTTCTGTTGGTGGCACGGCGATTGAGCGGTGGCTGCGGCCGGTTGCGTATCAGAATGCGCCGGAGGCGTTGTTGCCGGCTGAGCTGAAGGATGACAACCCGTTGGGGTTGCCTCGTCGGTTCAACGGGCGTTTGGAGCGGTAA